In Esox lucius isolate fEsoLuc1 chromosome 3, fEsoLuc1.pri, whole genome shotgun sequence, the sequence GAGAACATATGTTAACATCCAAGATGATATCAGCTATATTGTGCTCAAACGGAAATGTGTACTGAATTTATGATGCCTCCACAGCTAAGCTGCATGTGACGGTTGATTGTCTCCTGTACGTAGGCTGTCCCTCTTGTGGTATCATACAGTAGCGCAGCCCTTCTTTGCCCTGGACGGCTCTGACACACAGGCCGGTTTGATGGAGGCAAAGTCTATCCTCCAGAGAAAGGAGCCTGTATACCCAAACTCATCCCTATTCATGTTCTTCAAAGGCAGGGTGCAGCGCCTCGAGGTAAGAGGCACTCGACACAACCTGGTTCGGACCAGACAGTGACCACGACAGAACCTGTTTGCAGTAGTGTGGCTGTAATGTGTTGTCTTTCATTCTTCCATCCAGTGCCAGATCAACAGTGCCTTGACATCCTTTCAGAATGCCTTGCAGCTGGCAACAGACCAGAGGGAGATTcaacatgtgtgtttgtatgaaatAGGTACTTGATAATCCTTCctgattttatatatatatatttatatattgatCCGTATAGGATCAACATGACCTTATCGTTGATCCTTATTGGTCACTGTGCTCTCCGCAGGCTGGTGCAGTATGATCGAGCTGAGGTACGGTGACGCCCACATGGCCTTTCAGCGTCTGTCCACTGAGTCACGCTGGTCTCAGTGCTACTATGCCTACCTAACTGGAGGTGAGAGGTCAGAGGTTACAGGCCATTCAGTCAGCGGGGGGGTTCAAACACCCTCTTTTACTTTTATTCTTCCAAAAACGGAGAATGACCCGAGAGAACTCATCTGAATGAAAAGCTTCTGATTGATTAGTTGTAATCGTAAAGATAATATGTTGGTGTTGAGGTGCCCTTGAAgacctctgtgtgtttgtcgtTAATCGTAGTGTCCCAAGGAGCGTCTGGAGATCTAGAAGGAGCTGCCACTGTCTTCAAGGATGTTCAGAAGCTTTTCAAACGGAAGAACAATCAGATAGAACAGTTCTCTGTGAAGAGGGTGAGGCGCTAACATCTGGCCAATACATTGATATGTGAATTATAAAATATTGAGTCCCATCCAGTAACAGACATCAATGTATGGAGGAAAATTGGCAGTTGATTATGTACATTAGTAGGTAAAACTGGACACCTTGACtgaggtgtgtgcatgtgtgtaggcGGAGAGGCTAACGAAGCACGCCCCATCAAAAGAGCTGTGTATCCTGGCTGTGATCGAGGTACTTTACCTATGGAAGGCCCTGCCTAACTGTTCCACATCTAAGCTGCAGACCATGAGCCAAGgtacacatacagtaatgaACAGACCAACACTAATGTACAGTAATACACTGACTAACACTAATAAACGGTAATACACAGTCCAACACTAATGTACGGTAAGACACTGACCAACACTAATGTTCAGTAATACACTGTCCAACACTAATGTACGGTAAGATGCAGTCCAGCACTAATGTACGGTAATACACAGACCAACACTAATGTATGGTAATACACTGACCAACACAACTGTAATAGACGGTAATACACAGACCAACACTAATGTACAGTAATACACTGACCAACACAACTGTAATAGACGGTAATACACAGACCAACACTAATGTACAGTAATACACTGACCAACACAACTGTAATAGACGGTAATACACTGACCAACACAACTGTAATAGACGGTAATACACAGACCAACACTAATGTACAGTAATACACTGACCAACACAACTGTAATAGACGGTAATACACAGACCAGCCCTActgtaatatacagtaatacATAGAAGGCACACAGTACTTGTTTTGGGATCTGCTATTGTTTGAGTCAGCATGGTTGTAGACTCATTGTGTTCTTTTTGTCCTCTCAGTTCTCCAGGAAATTGACGATGTGACTTGTGCCGGCCTGAAAAACCTGCTTCTTGGTGACATATACAGATGTGTCGGCAACATGAAAGACTCCGTTCGGGTTGGTTCTTCACGTTTTTCAATGTTATATGGATTTAGAATGAAGTACACACAGACCATCTCCACATGTtaactgagtgagaacaggggaTGTTTACCAGTGTGTTGTCTCATTGAATATGGCAGTGCTTCGACCTGGCTTCCAGAGACGAGGTAGGACATCAGAGCAACTCCTATGTGCAGCCCTACTCCTGCTATGAGTTAGGCTGTGTCCTGTTGGACAGCCCTGAGGTGAGCGGAGGTGTTGTtactctatgtgtgtgttgtacagCGTGCAAGGGTGGGTCCTTTAATATCGTAGTTGGTTGAGTATATGCCTGATTGGGATTTTCTTGTCTCTTCAGTCTGCGGACAAGGGTAGAGCTCTGATGTTACAGGCCAAGGTAAAGTAACAGTATAACATCACTTCCGTGCCCCTACACTGCCTTCACAGCATTGTCAGTTGAGCATTGTCAAGACAtgaatgtaaaaatggctttgttCATTCACACAGGAGGACTACGCTGGTTATGACTTTGAGAATAGACTCCATGTGCGTATCCATTCAGCTCTGGCGTCCGTGATGGACAAGGCGGCTCCATCCTGACCTCTGCCTTTCACCGCCAACCACCATTCATCCACACGAGCTCTGCGTTGGAGATAGAACCAGCCGGGAACAGCTCTCTTCAGAGAAGCCATCTCTCTCCACGGCACTGTGacgatttttgttttgtttgagggTATTTATGTAGTTTTATGATAAATGTGCAATCATGTTTGGAAATGATTGTTTACAGTAAGTGTTTCCTGAATGGACACTGCAGGAATAGTGTAGATCACTGTAAGTTTATTGGTGTGTTTTTAACCAGATTACGTATCTAGGGTCAAATGACACTTTTTAAAAATTGGTATCAGTGGTGGTTCTATGTGAATAGTGCCATCGTATCTTAATTTGTACCCATTTGATGGGCGAAATTCAGACCTGGCTAGGCCACAGTACAGAACACTTTGTTTAACTTAAAAAGTGACTTGTGCAATAACGGCAAATAATGTCTTAGTGGCTGCCAGGGTGTTACCTGAATGCCCACTATCCTGTTGTAGTAGACAATCTAAACGCACAAACCTTATGCTGCTACTCATCCCCTGGCCTTGGTTTCAATGGAATGTTAATGCCCAACGTTTGAAACTAGAATCCTTAGTCGCCACCTCCATTTTTGGACTTACAAATGATTGGTGTTTAAATTGAATTAATTCAATTGCAGATTCACAACGACTTACTGGCGCAATTTGGCTAAGTGCCCTCATTGGAAACCTAATTATAATGAATGTACCTAATGTCTGAAAACCATGTAAATGTTAAGAAACACTGCATTACCACATGGTTCAAATATAATGAATCCATAGCTCTGTCtgtggttacatttctccagtcCCATCCCACAGCTTTTTTTTCTACACAGATGTGGTTTTATTTAGTTTCAGTTAAGGACTCTAGTTTTAATTGCCTTAGgttataacatttaaaatctaTTCCACACCACTATTTAGGCTGGTTTCCTCTAGTTGAAATGTTACAATGTTGTTAGTCTTTTTTAATGACCAGTGTATTGATATTTAATAGGGAAACAGCCTATTATGTGTAAATAAATAGCTGTACTTTTATTCTATATGACTGTAGCTAAATGATGTTGTTCCTTTGACACTTGAACCTTGCTAGACCTACTCTGCTGTAACGTGATTAgctgttgcattttttttgtatgtgtaaGAGTGTTTTACAATAATAAATTTCTTAAATCTATTGCCATTGTTTAAGATGTAGCCTTTATTCAAAAGGACCAGTGCTTattaattgggggggggggggggggggggggttgcacaAAACAGAGACTAGATGTTTCCTTTTtgcaaaaaagaacaaaaaatagTATAGGTGCAGAGGTTAATAATCATTTAATTGGTTAGATTATTTTTTACCTAATAATTGTTCTAAAAATATGTATACCACAGTATTGTTGAATACTTGTTCCTGATTGGCTTGAAGTGAGTGCTAGAATGTATATGAATTACTGATATTTTGGTGGACATTAATTTCAGACACCAAAATCATGACGTGAAAGACCTCTAATCATGTCTTGTGTGTTGTTCTTATTTgttactgtttgttttgtggCTTTCACGTCATAATTAATTGTCCTGTCCATCTCTGCCAGCATGTTAACATTTAGAACCAACGACTGGGTTTGAGTGACAATAAGAAAAGTCAAATTAGTGTCAAGTATTGTTGTGTTGTTCCACCCACCCCGACCGATGGATGGGTGTTGAGAACATTGAACACTAGGGCAAAATACCCcctgggggatctccttccagacctggatcagggcatcagtgagctcctgggcaATCTGCACTTAAGTTGCatatgcaccttgcacattcaatttgcctctgcacatttagaattgttacacacacgtctacctcggggacctcattgctgctatctctgcatcccggttgcacatgctactgTACCTTCTCCTTCAATTTTCCCTTTCCTAGATTACCATTTACAATTTCCATTTGTAGACATTTCCAGTAACCCAAAGTTTGATGAtctccatgcgttccagacttgaAGAAGTCATTGCCTGCAACAGATTCTCAACCAAGTattaaaaaagaacattttatttatggtgttaatttgtccaattacatttgagcccctgataTAAGGGGACAGTgtgtgaaaatggttgcaattcctaaatatttcatacaatgttttcaattaaagctgaaagtctgcacttcaattgcatctcggttgttttcaaatccattgtgttggcgtacagagccaaaattatgaaaattgtgtcagtgtccaaatatttccagacctaactgtacgaATAAATTGAAGTGGCTAACTGTGATCCATGTctgaagaaatgtattttaaacaagAGACTATTTTGACTATCTACAGCAGGGATCGGGAACCTTTTTGGCAGGGAGAGCCATGAAAgccaaatattttaaaatgtatttctgtgagAGCTATTTAACATATATTAACACTTAATACAACttaatgcatgcatttttttgTGCATATGCTTGCTCTAATGACTGGCTTACTGAAAATACAGTAGATTGTAATTTTCCCTTAAGAATCCATATCATAAAGATGGATGTCTGGACCTAcaataaaatcataaaaaagaacagataaaagtctttgtatttatttagggCTTTGTCTTTTCTGTTGGTTCGTGATTTCTGTAATGCGCGTACATTCGACTTAACCAAAAAATTATAGTGAGAAACACAATGCATATAGATCACATCTGTGACGCTCACACAAGCAAGGCagatcaatgtgtgtgtgtgtgcgtggggggggggggggggttactttTTGCTTATTTTCTTGCACGgtaagcaaaatatattttccattccAGCTGTGATCCTGTTCAGGAGAGAATTTGTTTTCGTGGGTTCATCAACAGTATACAGGACAGCTACAGGACAGTTGACAGGGAAGAGACATTGGGTTAAATCGTGGTTATATGGATTAAAACACAGCCAGAAATACACAGCACAACCTGAAAGTGTGAATTATCACTTGGCAACGGAGGACAAAGAGGTGCTCATTCAGGACAGGAAGTgagttcattattttattaactaCTCTGGTCTGTTTATTGTCCATCATCCTGTTGAGAGATGCACCAAAGCTCAATCACATTTAAGAGAAGTGAAATGTCTGTATAGTTTCCCTGCCCTTACACCACAAAGTCACAGAATGGACAACAAATGCATTTATATCAATATCAAATCATTTCAAGGTAACAATTACATACTGTGACTGTTTCCAAATATTATATTCAATGAAGAAAAATCGACTTTTCATCCTTTTTAAGCTGTTTCTAAAGCAATTCTTTGGCTAGGACTGTCTCTGAGTGGTCTAACAGTGATGAAGGGAACATTGAAAAGGCTTGGAGATCTCTTCTGTATTAGTCTATTAACTACTTCACTGCCTGCTGAAGTCACAGGGCAGGCCGAAACTAAACTGACCCAAAACAgacagatttaaaaaatgtatttacacctAAAGGGCATAATTATCATTATGtgaaataatgtaatggctggggtaaaggTTACAAGATGGTACAGAGTTGAACAGAATACCAGAAGGCCATGTGGTGAGGGACAATCCCCGAACTACAATCTTTTGACCTGGATTGAGAAGGGCTCCGATTTtccaatttttgtctctcagaaaatgtatccactttTCAGCCGTCGCACAACTGTATATCCATTCAGtcataccatgaatctcatatatttaaaataataattgtattatgtgacccttttataatattattgtttactaaagaaaggaaccagccatggagtgattggagtcattgggATACTAGCTATTTGGTAGCCATCTACAGTCACCCTTGTACAAGAGTACGCTTCAGTTTCGTTAATAAACATTAtgtttgtccacgttatttcagcaaaaatgtaaaggctgtttaaatagcgtaatagttaaagacacagcctgccACAAAGAAAACCGCGGATCAAATCCAGCCAAGGGACAAATTAATCGCTTCGCGGGCCGTCTGATCTAGGCTTGCCTAGATCCTTTTCTGTGTAGGGCatgccttattaacacatacattttcatgaacataGTCCAATGTGCGATTAGTCCGTTCCTGCGCTTATTTCATCCCAAGTCAAGCACGCGATATTGGCCTATTTCATTAAATGCATACTATTATATTCATAAAGAGATTACATAGCTGCATACCTTTGAGCGTTTCTCCTCGATCTTtcctatttttttcttaaactGGGCACTTGATGGCTTAAACCTTTTcttattcatttgtattaatttggCACTCGAGTGTAAACACTACACATATCCCCCAGCACTGTCAACCAGAGTCATTACCTTGACCACACAGTAGTCGGCCTTTCCTAGACTTCATTTAATCGAAATAACTTCTGAATTTGTATAGCGTTTGTCTATACTTAACCCCCTGGATAAGTACCAACTGAAGCCGATAATTTCGCGGTTATACACATCCCATTATGACGCAAATATTCAGTGTTATGATCTGAagtttttcattagttttaaatactttgtttttgtgttgtctCAGCACACTGgacaactgaaatgcagttcaacaaaaaataattgGACGTGAAGGTGGATTACATGTAAGTAGCCTAACGAAATAATAGAAAATGCAGATTTTAACATTGGCCATTGGAAGTGGAACTATAAAATAACCGACTCTACTTTGGAAGTTGTATACgcttgtaataataataatttatttcatttgtaaagCGTTCTTCATTATAGAggaataatctcaaagtgcatgagataagaaataagaaaatacaaatattaaataaaatcactatcagaaaatatatataaaaaatatttatatatcgTGTTCAATAGCGGCAAAGATGCCTCACCGATGTAGAGTGACTATTCCCAGAGGCTTCAAGGACATGCTTGAGGGATTCTGCAAGGCTGTGGTAAAATATCAACCGGAGAATATTCCTGCTTTTGCTATGAGCTTCTTCAGTGTGCTTGTTATTTTCAGAGATGGTAGGTAATGCTGTAATTACATCACCTGGACACAGTTCAtcaaaaacaatatacattCTCCTATCCACTATGGACAAACGGCAACATAGAAACTGTATGATCTTGATTGTTATTTCTTTCTAGCATTAGTGAAAAACATGTAGATAACTAAACAGATGAAAATATTTCCACAGTATAATAAACCTTATCACGTTTCATCTTGTTTCAGAGAATCCAAGCATGCCAATTGAGGAGCTTATGAAAGAATTTAGGGCTACAAAAGGCTCTCAAtgtaagcaagcaagtttattaatatagcacaattcatacatcgaagcaattcaatgtgctttacaaagaaaaatatatgaaagtacaataacataaaaacaaatactcaaatgaaaacatcaaaacaaatgaatacatcataataataaaaaatacaatcagAAAACCTAAAGATAAAAAATTAGATAAAAACATTgaaagctataaggctaaacagtgtggttaaatttaagtgctcagtcataggcacgtgagaagagaagggTTTTAACCTGGattgatatgtttggggcacgtctaagatcttctggtagtttattccagttttgtacagcataagtgctaaacgcagcttctccatgtttagtttggactctggggtAAGTAACATCATTTTTCTCATGaaaaatgtggttgttgtacATTTTATCCAAACATGCCCATCAAGTGTAATTATATTTGGGTTATAGTTTTCATATTGTAAATTGTAACGCCCACATATGGTTATTTGCAGTCTACAGGAAGAATAATCATGATGCGAAACAACAGCTGCAGGACACTACCCAAAGTCCTGAAACATTGCCCCATCCCAAACCAATCCTGGAGAGGGGGGCCCTGCTGATGGAAGCTAAATGTCAGGACGTCAGGGAGCCTTTCCCCTTGGACACCCAGGCTACGGACGAATTGGCAGGGTCCACTAATACTGGTGATCAGAATGAGTGTGACCTGCTGGTCTCTGCCACCACCATCACCCTCACCCCAGGTCCCATTCTAACAGACATTGCCAGAGACCTAGCTGTGTACCGTTGCAGGCTTTACCCAGACGAACCCCGGGGCTCTTCTCCACTCGGCTCCAGTGACTCCCCCGTCCGTGTCCATTCGGCCCTCTTTGAGCGGGTGTCCGTCAGCGAGATCAGACACAAGTCGGACGCGGTGCTTATTCGGACTGGTGTGCTCCCGTCAGAGTCTCTGATCATTGTGAAGACAGAGCAAGTACCCGAGATGATTGTGTTCCAGGCCGATCCCCTATTGGCTGAGAGTGCAGTGGCTGCTCCACCTCCGTGCGATGTCGCTCTGTGTTCGAATTGCAGCTGTGCCTCAGTGGTGGGTGCTCAGGCAGACGTGGGGGTTGTACTGGAGGCAGTTCGTTCCATCTTCTCATCAATGTGTGACACAAGAGCTCCCATGGCAGAGACACAAGACGTCATGGTCTCTGAGCCTGAGGAGCATCATGCTCTTAAGGTCCACGCTACTCCAGTCAAATCCATGGTGTCAACACCCTCCATCCCAGTTACAGCGATGGAACTCCCTAGTTCAGCCCCTGCTGTTTCCCAGTCCCCTTTGGAGATTCATTGTTCAGCCCCTGCTGTTTCCCAGTCCCCTATGGAGCTTCCTGGTTCAGCCCCTGTTTTGTCCCATTCCCCTGTGGAGATTCATGGTTCTGCCCCTGTTGTATCGAAGGGCCCCATGGAGATTCATTGTTCAGCCCCTGCTGTTTCCCAGTCCCCTATGGAGCTTCCTGGTTCAGCCCCTGTTTTGTCCCATTCCCCTGTGGAGATTCATGGTTCTGCCCCTGTTGTATCGAAGGGCCCCATGGAGATTCATGGTTCAGCCCCTGCTGTGTCCCGTTCCCCTGTGGAGATTCATGATTCGGCTCCCGCTGTGTCCCGAACCCCAGATATGGCTATCCAAGAGGTGCAGAATGTGGTGACCAAACGTTCAGTCCATGAAGTGTCAAGAGATTCCTCTGATCTGCAGTGTACCTTTCCTGCAGCAACACTGGACACTGAATTTGTGGGCCCTTTTTGTCCCCCTCCTGGAGAACAGTCTGTGGAGATCCATGCCTCCACTCCTACTGCTGTAACCATTGACACGGACTCTTCAAATCCAATGTGTCCCTCTGTGGTCACTGTGGAGACCAAATTAGACAAAGTAATGCTATCTGGTCCTGCTGCAGCTACGCCAGAAGCCAAGTCTTCCTGTGCAACATCTCTCCCTACTTCAGTGACTGACGACGTGGCTCCTGTTTCTCTGTGCCACCCTGTGGTGCCGCTACAAGAGACCAGTGTCCCCAGTGATCAATTCCCACCTCATAATCCTCTCTTGACAGAGGAGACTCAGTCCCGTTCTGCAGTCAACCCATCCATTCCCACGGCCACAGGGGAGTCTAGAACCCCCTTCCTGGTCTACCTCCCACTGCCTGGTCCAGAGCTGGTCAGTACCCCTGGTTTGTTGTGCCAGCTGGGCCTGGGGCTAGTGGAGGCCAAAAGTAACCCTAGCTACTCAGATCTAGATTTTAGATGTTCCCCCGGGAAAGCCTGCAATCTGTCCAGAAACAATAGCTTTGTACTCCCTCCGGGTGCGGTGGTGTCACACTGTTCGACGTGCCGGACATCTCTTCTGCACCCACAGGGAGGGTCTTGTGTGGCCCATGGCAGCCACTCcctgggtcattgtcctgcgtCTCTGCAGAACCAGGCTGGCATGGCGCCACACAGCCACGGATCTCAGACCAAAGCGATGCCTCTTTGTTCACAAGGGCACGGTAAGATATTTacatttgttcatttaacatttagacGGTTTTACTGAAGTCAGTGGAGCTGATGTCTTGCCCTTAAACTAGCTGTACATTGGCAGGTTTATAACTTAA encodes:
- the LOC105018932 gene encoding tetratricopeptide repeat protein 39C, with the protein product MAEPEPKEKPEQIDDAELAFKGINMLLNNGFKESDELFRKYRTHSPLMSFGASFVSFLNAMMTFEEEKMQTAFDDLRATERLCEGDNAGVIETIKNKIRRNDSQRSGVAIVDRLQRQILIADCQVYLAVLSFIKQELSAYIKGGWILRKAWKMYNKCYSDISQLQEGTKKRSSNQQGPPSPSPGQANHTHATAQTLRANGVTPEALDRLKGSVSFGYGLFHLCISMVPPHLLKIVNLLGFPGDRHQGLSALTFASESKDMKAPLATLSLLWYHTVAQPFFALDGSDTQAGLMEAKSILQRKEPVYPNSSLFMFFKGRVQRLECQINSALTSFQNALQLATDQREIQHVCLYEIGWCSMIELRYGDAHMAFQRLSTESRWSQCYYAYLTGVSQGASGDLEGAATVFKDVQKLFKRKNNQIEQFSVKRAERLTKHAPSKELCILAVIEVLYLWKALPNCSTSKLQTMSQVLQEIDDVTCAGLKNLLLGDIYRCVGNMKDSVRCFDLASRDEVGHQSNSYVQPYSCYELGCVLLDSPESADKGRALMLQAKEDYAGYDFENRLHVRIHSALASVMDKAAPS
- the LOC109615152 gene encoding uncharacterized protein LOC109615152; amino-acid sequence: MPIEELMKEFRATKGSQFYRKNNHDAKQQLQDTTQSPETLPHPKPILERGALLMEAKCQDVREPFPLDTQATDELAGSTNTGDQNECDLLVSATTITLTPGPILTDIARDLAVYRCRLYPDEPRGSSPLGSSDSPVRVHSALFERVSVSEIRHKSDAVLIRTGVLPSESLIIVKTEQVPEMIVFQADPLLAESAVAAPPPCDVALCSNCSCASVVGAQADVGVVLEAVRSIFSSMCDTRAPMAETQDVMVSEPEEHHALKVHATPVKSMVSTPSIPVTAMELPSSAPAVSQSPLEIHCSAPAVSQSPMELPGSAPVLSHSPVEIHGSAPVVSKGPMEIHCSAPAVSQSPMELPGSAPVLSHSPVEIHGSAPVVSKGPMEIHGSAPAVSRSPVEIHDSAPAVSRTPDMAIQEVQNVVTKRSVHEVSRDSSDLQCTFPAATLDTEFVGPFCPPPGEQSVEIHASTPTAVTIDTDSSNPMCPSVVTVETKLDKVMLSGPAAATPEAKSSCATSLPTSVTDDVAPVSLCHPVVPLQETSVPSDQFPPHNPLLTEETQSRSAVNPSIPTATGESRTPFLVYLPLPGPELVSTPGLLCQLGLGLVEAKSNPSYSDLDFRCSPGKACNLSRNNSFVLPPGAVVSHCSTCRTSLLHPQGGSCVAHGSHSLGHCPASLQNQAGMAPHSHGSQTKAMPLCSQGHDLCSSISGSGSHWRLCHLTRPDSQIRMGGPVCRYQNSPTIMHCNGLEHMANIPMYQDCVHCSSSDHSACSRTSHSSLYSRPMAESHFPAHNLVTTYVQPQTCSTDHLVHIPQQCRLTPTHSQGRLSAQALCSLHCPRLQQSHGSLVSCGQQGELCRLGSSCSASSTNQRQNQEPLEHKESNPLCAMLHKKGSATNTY